A genome region from Pelodiscus sinensis isolate JC-2024 chromosome 27, ASM4963464v1, whole genome shotgun sequence includes the following:
- the RPL10A gene encoding large ribosomal subunit protein uL1, which produces MSSKVSRDTLYEAVREVLQGTQAKPRKFVETVELQISLKNYDPQKDKRFSGTVRLKSTPRPKFSVCVLGDQQHCDEAKAVDIPHMDIEALKKLNKNKKLVKKLAKKYDAFLASESLIKQIPRILGPGLNKAGKFPSLLTHNENMVAKIDEVKSTIKFQMKKVLCLAVAVGHVKMTEDELVYNIHLAINFLVSLLKKNWQNVRALYIKSTMGKPQRLY; this is translated from the exons ATGAG CAGCAAAGTTTCCCGTGACACCCTGTATGAAGCAGTGAGGGAGGTATTGCAAGGGACTCAAGCGAAACCACGCAA GTTTGTGGAAACTGTGGAGTTGCAGATTAGTCTGAAAAACTATGATCCGCAGAAGGACAAGCGTTTCTCTGGCACCGTCAG GCTCAAGTCCACCCCACGCCCTAAATTCTCAGTCTGTGTGCTGGGGGACCAGCAACACTGTGATGAGGCCAAAGCAGTTGACATCCCTCACATGGATATTGAAGCTCTGAAGAAACTCAACAAGAACAAGAAGCTAGTGAAAAAGCTGG CTAAGAAGTATGACGCCTTCCTGGCTTCTGAGTCCCTGATCAAACAGATTCCTCGTATCCTGGGTCCAGGTCTGAACAAAGCTGGCAAGTTCCCCTCCCTTCTTACCCACAATGAGAACATGGTGGCCAAGATTGATGAGGTCAAGTCTACCATCAAATTTCAAATGAAGAAG gtgctctgtctggctgTGGCTGTTGGCCATGTGAAAATGACTGAGGATGAGCTAGTCTACAACATTCATCTGGCCATCAACTTCCTGGTGTCCTTGCTGAAGAAGAACTGGCAGAATGTGCGTGCGTTGTACATCAAGAGCACCATGGGCAAGCCACAGCGCCTCTACTAG